Below is a window of Prosthecochloris sp. GSB1 DNA.
TTTTTTCAACGCCGCCATGCCGTCAGGCAGCGCAACGCGGGGCGCATCCCCCTGACAGGGCTTCTGCAGGGGCGGCGCGGGCTGGCCCCGCCTCTGCGCCGTCCGGCTGAAATCGACCGTCCGCCTGACTGAATCCTTCAGGAAGCGGCGGTTGGCGGTGAACCGGCTTTCAGGTTTTTCGTTTTCTTCCATGATCTGGGGCTCCTTCGAAACAGGATGGTATCGAAAAGCGCAGGAACACATGGCGGGAACAACTGTATCAACCGAGGAACGCGGCTATTCGTTTGCTTCTGCCCGACGGACCATCTTTTTTTCGTCGCAAAATCCCATATTATATAACTGTAACAGCATCGATCACAAGCGGATACCGATCGTCAACCATACCATGAAGGGGTCCCGGTCATGACTATGCCGAAGAAAATCATGCTGCTCGGCAGCGGAGAGCTGGGAAAGGAATTCGTGATCGCCGCCAAGCGGCTCGGACAATTCGTGATCGCCGTGGACAGTTACCAGAACGCGCCGGCGCAGCAGGTTGCCGACCTTCGGGAGGTGATCGACATGCTCGACGGCACGGCGCTCGACGCGCTGGTGGAGAAGCACCGGCCGGACATCATCGTGCCTGAAATAGAAGCGATCCGCACGGAACGGTTCTACGACTACGAACGGCAGGGCGTGCAGGTAGTGCCTTCAGCCCGGGCGGCCAATTTCACGATGAACCGCAGGGCAATCCGCGACCTTGCGGCCAAAGAGCTCGGGCTGCGGACGGCCGAATACCGTTATGCGGCGTCCCTGGAAGAGCTTCAGGCGGCCGTCGAAGCCGTCGGTCTTCCCTCGGTGGTCAAGCCGCTGATGAGTTCTTCAGGAAAAGGACAATCGGTCGTCAGGGACGGTGACGATATCCGGCGGGCCTGGGACTGTTCGCAGAGCGGCAAGCGGGGCGACGGCCCTGAAGTGATCGTCGAGGCGTTCGTGCCGTTTCATACCGAGATCACGCTGCTCACAGTGACGCAGCAGAACGGCCCGACGCTTTTCTGCCCGCCGATAGGGCACCGTCAGGAGCGGGGAGACTACCAGGAAAGCTGGCAGCCCTGCCGTATCGACGATGCCTGGCTGAAAGAAGCGCGGGAGATGGCCCGAAAGGTCACCCGCGCGCTCGGCGGAGCGGGAATCTGGGGCGTGGAGTTCTTCCTTGCCGACGACGGGCTCTACTTCTCGGAGCTTTCCCCCCGTCCCCACGACACCGGCATGGTGACACTCGCGGGCACGCAGAACCTGACGGAATTCGAGCTGCACGCCCGCGCCGTGCTCGGCCTGCCGATCCCCGGGATCGAGCTGTTGCGCACGGGTGCGAGCGCGGTCATCCTTGCCGACAGGAACGGGCTCAACCCCCGGTTCTCCGGTCTCGATGAAGCTCTTTCGGCACCCGGAAGCGATATCCGCATCTTCGGCAAACCGGTTACCCGCCTCTACCGTCGCATGGGCGTCGCCCTCGCCTCCGCCAGCCCCGGCGCGAACACGGAAACCGTCAGGAAACAGGCGATCGCCGCCGCCGCGAAGGTAAGCGTCGTCTGCGATGAGTAACGGATAAAGGCAAAAGGAAAAAAGTCAAAGGTCAAAACTCCCGGAAAACCGGCGATCGGGTCCCTCCGCAACAGCAATCACCCCTTTTTGATTTTTGCCTTTTCTTCAAACCGTTCGTTTGAAGCAAGCCAGCGTCTCCACATGGCTCGTGTGCGGGAACATGTCGACCGGCCGTACCTCTTCGAGCCGGTAGTCCCACCCGCAGATTTCCTTGCCGTCCCTCGCGAGGTTCGCGGGGTTGCAACTGACGTAGACGATCGTCTCGGGCTGAAGCCGCACCATGGTCCTGAGCGCCTTGGGATGCATGCCCGCCCTCGGCGGATCGGTCACGACGACTCTCGGCGGGCCGAATTCCTCGAGGGAGTCGAGAAGGGTATGAAAATCCTTGAGATCCGCCTGGCAGAACGTTGCATTGCCGATGCCGTTGCGCCTGGCGTTCTCCCGGGCGTCGGCGATCGAGCTTTCTACGACCTCGAGACCGACCGCGCGCCTGCACCGTTCGGCGAGGTAGAGGGTAATGGTGCCTGTGCCGCAGTAGAGATCGTAAACTGTGTCGTCCGGCCTCAGCCCGGCCATCTTCATGATACCGTCATACAGCGCCTCCGCCTGTGAAGTGTTGGTCTGGAAAAAGGAGTTTGCCGAGATCCTGAAATGCAAGTCGCCGAGACGCTCCTCGATAAAACCGTCGCCATACACCGGGTACTCGCGTTCACCGACGGCAACGGTGTTCTTCCTGGCGGTGACGTTATTGACGATGGTCATGTTCCTGCCCGGCATTGATTCGAGGAGCCTGTCACGGTACTCGGCCATGAGACCGGCATCGTACGACGAAGTCACGATGTTCACCATCAGTTCGTCATGCTCTTCGCTCCGGCGAAGCACCAGGTTTCGCAGAAAACCATCATGATCCCTGGCCGCGTAGGGTGAGAGTCCTTTTTCAAGCGCGAAATCCCTGGTAACGGCGAGCGCACTGTTCATGTCTTCGGTCGCAAGGTAACAGGTCTCTATGTCGAGCACCTTCTCGAAATTGCCGGGCGCGTGGAACCCGAGAGCGAAATCCTTCGGCTTCTCCAGCACCTCCATATCGAGTTCGCGCGGCATCAGGTAGCGTTTGCTGGAACAGGAAAACTCAACCTTGTTGCGGTAATGCAGAGCGCGTTTCGCCGACTGGACCGGCTGAACCTCCATATCGCTGAATCCACCGATATGCTCGAGAGCATCCTGAACCTTCTTGCGTTTGTAACGAAGCTGGGCCTCGTAGCCGACATGCATCCACTTGCACCCCCCGCAGACCCCAAAGACAGGGCAAGCCGGCTTGACACGGTCTTCAGAGGGCTCGAGCAACGCTCTCGTCACGGCTTCGAGATAGGTCGGCTTCACCCTGGTCACCTCCGCGAGCACCCTGTCTCCGACGGCGAGCATGCCGCGCACGAGAACGCCCGCACCGTCACCGAGACGGCCGAAACACTGATCCTTTTCAGCTATATCGGAAATGGTAAGTTCTATCCGGTCTCCTTTTCCGTATATCTCCCTGAGATTTTTCTCCATTGTTCCCCGATTGGTTCAGTTATATGATCTGACAGAGCGCGCCGTCATGTTTTTTCCTTGCGCGCTCACCAAGGCATGGTTCAAGAACGCGTCAGGAGCGCAGCGCCGAACACCCCGGCGCTGTCGCCGAGTTCAGGCCTCGCGCCACCCGGATGTCGAGCGAGTCGTTGAACAGATGCCGCTCCAGAGCCTTGCGGGCTTCGGCGGAGTAAAGCGCATCGACGTTACCCACTCCGCCGCCGATGATGAGGATATCAGGATCGACGATATTGAGCACCCCGGCCACGGCTTTCCCGAAACCGGCGATCAGGCGCGCCACGGTTTCA
It encodes the following:
- the purT gene encoding formate-dependent phosphoribosylglycinamide formyltransferase, which codes for MTMPKKIMLLGSGELGKEFVIAAKRLGQFVIAVDSYQNAPAQQVADLREVIDMLDGTALDALVEKHRPDIIVPEIEAIRTERFYDYERQGVQVVPSARAANFTMNRRAIRDLAAKELGLRTAEYRYAASLEELQAAVEAVGLPSVVKPLMSSSGKGQSVVRDGDDIRRAWDCSQSGKRGDGPEVIVEAFVPFHTEITLLTVTQQNGPTLFCPPIGHRQERGDYQESWQPCRIDDAWLKEAREMARKVTRALGGAGIWGVEFFLADDGLYFSELSPRPHDTGMVTLAGTQNLTEFELHARAVLGLPIPGIELLRTGASAVILADRNGLNPRFSGLDEALSAPGSDIRIFGKPVTRLYRRMGVALASASPGANTETVRKQAIAAAAKVSVVCDE
- the rlmD gene encoding 23S rRNA (uracil(1939)-C(5))-methyltransferase RlmD, which translates into the protein MEKNLREIYGKGDRIELTISDIAEKDQCFGRLGDGAGVLVRGMLAVGDRVLAEVTRVKPTYLEAVTRALLEPSEDRVKPACPVFGVCGGCKWMHVGYEAQLRYKRKKVQDALEHIGGFSDMEVQPVQSAKRALHYRNKVEFSCSSKRYLMPRELDMEVLEKPKDFALGFHAPGNFEKVLDIETCYLATEDMNSALAVTRDFALEKGLSPYAARDHDGFLRNLVLRRSEEHDELMVNIVTSSYDAGLMAEYRDRLLESMPGRNMTIVNNVTARKNTVAVGEREYPVYGDGFIEERLGDLHFRISANSFFQTNTSQAEALYDGIMKMAGLRPDDTVYDLYCGTGTITLYLAERCRRAVGLEVVESSIADARENARRNGIGNATFCQADLKDFHTLLDSLEEFGPPRVVVTDPPRAGMHPKALRTMVRLQPETIVYVSCNPANLARDGKEICGWDYRLEEVRPVDMFPHTSHVETLACFKRTV